From Mucilaginibacter rubeus, a single genomic window includes:
- a CDS encoding SDR family NAD(P)-dependent oxidoreductase — protein MDLKLKGKRALVTGSSSGLGEAIAKLLASEGATVIIHGRNSEKAGEVVNAILNAGGLAELAIGDLSTDEGADAVATAALKSGQIDILVNNAGETSHKSWGEATTEDWLSIYNNNVVSYVRMVQRIVPQMKKLGWGRVIHIGGGLAIQPIKEQPHYNATLAARHNMSVSLARSLKDSGSTSNVVSPGAIINPMVEEWLQNAAPKFGWGTDPEEIKYKAVQELIPNDTGRFGEPQEVAGAVAYLCSSFADYISGSVLRVDGGTIRCL, from the coding sequence ATGGATTTAAAATTAAAGGGCAAACGTGCCCTGGTTACCGGCTCAAGTTCCGGATTAGGTGAAGCAATTGCAAAACTGCTTGCAAGTGAAGGCGCAACAGTTATTATTCATGGCCGTAACAGCGAAAAGGCAGGCGAGGTGGTAAATGCTATATTGAATGCGGGTGGATTAGCTGAATTGGCAATAGGCGACCTTTCGACAGATGAGGGTGCCGATGCTGTGGCAACAGCCGCGCTTAAATCAGGGCAAATAGATATCCTGGTTAATAATGCAGGTGAAACTTCCCACAAATCATGGGGGGAAGCCACCACCGAAGACTGGTTGTCGATATACAATAATAACGTAGTTTCTTACGTGCGGATGGTACAGCGGATAGTTCCGCAGATGAAGAAACTCGGATGGGGAAGGGTGATCCATATCGGCGGGGGACTTGCCATACAACCGATAAAGGAACAGCCTCATTATAACGCTACACTGGCTGCCCGCCACAACATGTCGGTTTCCCTGGCCAGGAGCCTCAAAGATTCTGGTAGTACATCCAATGTTGTTTCGCCGGGTGCAATCATCAACCCGATGGTTGAGGAGTGGTTACAAAACGCGGCGCCAAAATTTGGCTGGGGAACCGATCCGGAAGAAATAAAATATAAAGCCGTGCAGGAACTGATCCCTAACGATACCGGCAGGTTTGGTGAACCTCAGGAAGTTGCAGGTGCCGTAGCCTATCTGTGCAGCTCTTTTGCCGACTATATCAGCGGTTCGGTACTTCGTGTAGATGGCGGAACGATTCGCTGCCTTTAA
- a CDS encoding AraC family transcriptional regulator has translation MKIMECQNKNPEGHEKQAGRGPRLLLNSYSGNKIEGEAFVTDHIFSYIISGTNEVWLGDKKYIFSAGDFRFFKRNQLSRYVKSPVGGSFKSVAVHIDQATLREMSGLYGLVADEGDQSGGSMLIRPSSLLKGFADSLVPYLQQGQPDERIVALKTRELILLLIQNDSAFKNILFDFSEPGKIDLQAFMNSHYRYNVSIDRFAFLTGRSLSGFKRDFEKLFQISPSRWLVQKRLQEARFLIEEKREKPSDIYLDLGFEDLSHFSFAYKKSFGYAPNKKYL, from the coding sequence ATGAAAATCATGGAATGTCAGAATAAAAACCCGGAAGGCCATGAAAAGCAAGCGGGCCGCGGCCCGAGATTGTTATTAAATTCTTATTCGGGGAATAAAATAGAGGGTGAGGCTTTTGTCACCGATCATATTTTCAGTTACATCATTAGCGGGACTAACGAGGTATGGCTGGGTGATAAAAAATACATTTTTAGTGCCGGCGACTTCCGGTTTTTCAAAAGAAACCAGTTGTCCAGGTATGTCAAGAGCCCGGTTGGCGGTAGTTTCAAATCCGTCGCGGTGCATATTGACCAGGCCACGCTACGCGAAATGAGTGGTCTATATGGCTTGGTGGCCGATGAAGGTGATCAATCTGGCGGGTCTATGCTGATTAGACCAAGTAGCCTGCTCAAAGGCTTTGCCGATTCCCTTGTACCATACCTGCAACAGGGGCAACCAGATGAGCGGATTGTAGCACTGAAAACACGAGAGTTGATCTTATTGCTCATTCAAAACGATTCTGCATTCAAAAATATCCTGTTTGATTTCAGTGAGCCCGGCAAAATAGATCTGCAGGCATTTATGAACAGCCATTACCGGTACAATGTGAGCATTGATCGGTTCGCGTTTTTGACAGGGCGGAGCCTTTCCGGATTTAAGCGTGATTTCGAGAAGCTGTTTCAAATCAGCCCGAGCCGTTGGCTTGTCCAAAAACGATTGCAGGAAGCTCGGTTCCTGATTGAGGAGAAACGGGAAAAACCCTCAGATATCTACCTCGATTTAGGATTTGAGGATCTGTCGCACTTCTCATTTGCTTATAAAAAGTCGTTTGGTTATGCGCCAAACAAGAAATATCTATAA
- a CDS encoding sensor histidine kinase: protein MRTFITIIFLLLFGITGMAQKCHSCLLADSEAEKNQSAGNFYLLKKQYGTAKSYLLKALKQYETGGNAKNIRDVTLLLFRVDSATGNYQSAISYLRRSDAIKDSMFNSVKNRQINALQIAYATEQKNKYIKELKNSARVRQLNLAHASSVRIRTVIGSVLLLLIVVLIYRQWAATKRNNELIDRKNEMLQYLIREKEWLLKEVHDRVKNNLHTVVCLLESQAKYLENDALQAVESCQHRIFAMSLIHQKLYKTDHVKTIDMAEYIPELINNLEESFGVEGFVNFKFNIDPVALDISYAIPLALIINEAVTNAIKYAFPGYKSGEVQVMLIDDNGRIKLQIWDNGIGLADDPFSKDYNSLGMELMKGLSAEINAAIKFENLGGTRISITFIPALPV from the coding sequence ATGAGAACATTTATCACAATCATTTTCTTACTGTTATTCGGCATAACCGGGATGGCACAAAAATGCCATTCCTGCCTGCTGGCAGATAGTGAAGCGGAGAAAAATCAATCTGCCGGGAACTTCTATCTCCTGAAAAAGCAATATGGCACAGCAAAATCCTACCTGCTGAAGGCGCTGAAGCAATATGAAACGGGTGGTAATGCAAAGAATATTCGGGATGTTACCCTCTTGCTTTTCAGGGTAGATTCTGCCACAGGGAATTACCAAAGTGCTATTTCCTATTTACGGCGGAGTGATGCGATAAAAGACTCGATGTTCAATTCGGTCAAGAACAGGCAGATTAATGCGTTGCAGATCGCATATGCTACAGAACAAAAGAATAAGTATATCAAAGAGCTGAAAAACTCGGCCCGGGTTAGGCAATTGAACCTGGCACATGCCAGTTCTGTCCGGATCCGGACTGTCATCGGTTCAGTGTTGTTGTTACTCATTGTGGTACTTATTTACCGGCAATGGGCGGCTACAAAAAGAAATAACGAGCTGATTGACCGTAAAAATGAAATGCTTCAGTATTTGATCCGCGAGAAGGAATGGCTGTTAAAAGAAGTGCATGACCGCGTAAAAAACAATTTGCATACCGTTGTCTGTTTGCTGGAATCTCAGGCGAAATATCTTGAAAATGATGCCTTACAAGCTGTTGAAAGCTGTCAGCACCGGATCTTCGCGATGTCTCTGATCCATCAAAAGTTATATAAAACAGATCATGTCAAAACAATTGATATGGCTGAGTACATACCCGAGCTTATCAATAACCTGGAAGAAAGTTTTGGCGTTGAGGGTTTTGTTAATTTTAAGTTTAACATCGACCCGGTGGCGCTTGATATTTCCTATGCTATCCCTCTGGCCCTGATCATCAACGAGGCAGTTACCAACGCCATTAAATATGCATTTCCGGGCTACAAATCAGGTGAAGTTCAAGTTATGCTGATTGACGACAACGGCCGGATAAAACTTCAAATTTGGGATAATGGTATAGGCCTTGCAGACGATCCTTTCAGCAAAGATTATAACTCGCTCGGGATGGAGTTAATGAAGGGGTTGAGTGCCGAGATCAATGCGGCTATCAAATTTGAGAATTTAGGCGGCACCCGAATCTCCATTACATTTATCCCGGCTTTGCCGGTTTAA
- a CDS encoding sigma-54-dependent transcriptional regulator, protein MKSKILIVEDQFIEANNLRKVLEGAGYAVCPVARSFDEALNTLNSDLPDLVLLDIFLKGEKTGIDLAPIIKERNIPFIYLSANSDERTFRLAKQTSPYGFLVKPFREKDVLAMLDIATNLHAEHLSLAKVSKVYKSPTDLKGAGTGNFGMAGKSSGLKDITRLIQIAATAESPVLILGESGTGKELVARAIHNHSARSKKPVIIVDCAAVSPTLIESELFGHERGSFTGAVDKRIGKFEQAENGTIFLDEIGEMPLEIQSKLLRVLQEKEICPVGGKRKNVNVRIIAATNRNLEEEIAAGRFRLDLYYRLYVFPIELSPLRERKADIMPIAEHYLSVFAAANKKNITGFSDPVKKVLLGYPWPGNIRQLINLIERSVLLCDGHIINQVNLPVLKPSPVAGNAKERGIKTFADNERDHILDTLARCNWKVYGTGGAAELLNINSSTLKSRMIKLGISKQFG, encoded by the coding sequence ATGAAAAGTAAAATATTAATAGTAGAAGACCAGTTTATAGAGGCAAATAATTTACGTAAAGTATTAGAGGGAGCGGGCTATGCTGTTTGCCCTGTTGCCCGCTCTTTTGACGAAGCGCTGAACACCCTTAATTCCGATCTGCCGGATCTTGTGCTGTTGGATATCTTTTTAAAAGGTGAAAAGACAGGCATTGATCTGGCGCCGATAATTAAGGAACGTAATATACCTTTCATTTATCTTTCGGCCAATTCGGACGAACGGACTTTTAGGCTTGCAAAGCAAACCTCGCCATACGGATTCCTGGTTAAACCTTTTCGCGAAAAAGATGTACTGGCCATGCTTGATATAGCTACCAACCTACATGCCGAGCATCTTTCGCTTGCCAAAGTTTCCAAGGTATATAAAAGCCCTACTGATTTAAAAGGCGCCGGCACGGGTAATTTCGGAATGGCGGGAAAAAGCTCAGGCTTGAAAGATATTACAAGGCTGATACAGATAGCAGCGACAGCAGAAAGCCCGGTGCTGATACTGGGTGAGAGCGGAACAGGCAAAGAGTTAGTAGCAAGGGCTATTCATAACCATTCGGCCCGCAGTAAAAAACCGGTCATTATTGTTGATTGTGCCGCCGTATCGCCTACACTTATCGAATCTGAGCTTTTTGGGCATGAAAGGGGAAGCTTTACCGGGGCGGTAGATAAACGGATAGGTAAGTTTGAACAGGCAGAAAACGGTACCATTTTTTTGGATGAGATAGGTGAGATGCCGCTGGAAATTCAATCTAAACTACTTCGGGTTTTGCAGGAAAAAGAGATCTGCCCGGTTGGTGGAAAGCGGAAGAATGTCAATGTCCGGATCATTGCGGCAACCAACAGGAACCTGGAAGAAGAGATTGCCGCGGGCAGGTTCAGGCTTGATCTTTATTACCGTTTGTACGTATTCCCGATAGAATTATCGCCATTGCGGGAACGAAAAGCGGATATTATGCCAATTGCGGAGCATTATCTTAGTGTGTTTGCAGCTGCCAATAAAAAAAATATCACGGGATTTTCTGATCCGGTTAAGAAGGTGCTGCTCGGTTACCCATGGCCAGGCAATATACGGCAACTTATTAATCTTATTGAACGTTCTGTGCTGCTTTGTGACGGGCACATCATAAACCAGGTGAACCTGCCCGTATTGAAGCCGTCGCCCGTAGCCGGTAATGCTAAAGAACGAGGCATCAAAACCTTTGCTGATAATGAACGTGACCATATCCTGGATACACTGGCAAGGTGCAACTGGAAAGTATACGGTACCGGAGGTGCCGCGGAACTACTTAACATCAATTCCTCAACGCTTAAATCAAGAATGATTAAACTGGGTATTTCCAAACAGTTTGGTTAA